The Desulfovibrio sp. ZJ209 nucleotide sequence CTTTCAGGGCCGCGAGAAACTGCTTACCCTTGGCGCATACCCCCAACTGTCTCTTAAGGAAGCGCTGGAGACATGCAATGACGCCAAAAAATTGCTGCGAAGGGGTATCGACCCATCGGCTCAGAAAAAGGCGTCTTCCCGCATTGGAGAAAACAGTTTCGAGGCCATAGCGCGGGAATGGCACGCCAACAAGAAGTCGGCATGGAGTGAACGCTATGCCGAAGCCGTGCTTGAGCGCATCTCCGTCAATGTTTTCCCCTATCTGGGCAAATACCCCATCAGCGAAATTACCCCGCCGGATCTTTTGTCTGTGCTTCGCAAAATCGAAGCGCGCGGGGCCAGCTACCAGGCAAACCGTATACGTGAGAGCTGTTCGCAGATATTCCGCTACGCTATCGCCACAGGCAGAGCTGAACGGGATGCCGCCGCAGACTTGCGCGGGGCACTTAAACCGCACATTACCACTTCCCGCGCCGCCATCACCGACCCGGTGGAAGTCGGAGGGCTTTTGCGGGCTATTGACGCCTACACGGGAAACATTGTCACCAAGTGCGGCTTGCAACTCCTTGCACTGACCTTTCTGCGTCCAGGCGAAGTTCGCCTTGGCGAATGGGATGAAATCGACATGGAGGAAAAGCTGTGGCGCATCCCCGCCCGTCGCATGAAAATGCGACTTGATCACCTTGTACACTTGAGTTCTCAGGCTTGCGTTGTTCTGGAAGAACTGCGCCAGATAACCGGTCGTGGCCGGCTCATGTTCCCCGGCTTGCGATCTTCTGAAAGAGCTATCAGCGATGCAACATTCATCGCTGCCTTGCGGCGCATGGGTTTTGAAAAGGATGAAATGTGCGCTCACGGCTTCCGGTCCATGGCCAGCACCATTCTCAACGAACAGGGTTATCCGGCGGATGCCATTGAGAAACAGCTTGCGCACAATCCTCGTAACAAGATACGCGGCATTTATAATCGAGCCGAATATCTTTCGGAACGACGCCGCATGATGGATGAATGGGCTGACTATCTGGATTCATTACGCAATACTGGACGAGAGAAAAATATCAGCATGGAGGAAAAGGCATGAAAGAGGGCGCTATCAGTCCCTACATTGTACTGGCTCCCGCGGAAGATGATGTGGTCGGGGAGGAACCTCAGATAACCATCGCCAATACTGGCTGGAGTGAGGAAGAAATGGAACGAATGAGGGCGATGGGTTATGACGGCATGGACATAATCCGGGCCTGGTATAGTTGAGCAAGGCACTTTTTGTTCCAATGGGCCGCTTATCTGGAGGAATTCCGGGAGCGGAAAAAAGAAAGCTTCAATAATCACAGCATATTGGCTTTAGCATATCCCCAAAGGGCTTTCCATATCGGAAGCCCTTTTTTATTTCAAAAATTTCAATAAGATATAACTTGACACTATTGAATCCCAAAAGTTGTCAAGAAGAAATTTCATTTTTTTCCTGGACCTATAGAAATATATCTGGATTTCTCTGGTTTGACGGAAAAAGCATTTTCAGCGCCTTAAATCAACCTTTCTAAAAACCCGTGATAGGCTTCCATGAAAGAAACATCATGGAGGTTTAATCATGTCTCAACTTCCCTCAACCGGATTCCTTCGTCTGCCGCAGGTACTCGCGCTCATTCCCGTCAGCCGCAGCGCGTGGTGGGCAGGTTGCAAGAGCGGCCGTTATCTGAAACCCGTAAAACTCGGCCCGCGCACAACGTCGTGGAGGGCAGCGGATATTGCCGCGCTTCTGGAGAAGCTCACCGCCGAACCGGAGGAAAAATGAGCATCGTTTTTTCCCCGGCTCTTCGTCCGTCACACCCGCATGTGTGCCGGAAGCGGTCA carries:
- a CDS encoding site-specific integrase produces the protein MTPPDLLSVLRKIEARGASYQANRIRESCSQIFRYAIATGRAERDAAADLRGALKPHITTSRAAITDPVEVGGLLRAIDAYTGNIVTKCGLQLLALTFLRPGEVRLGEWDEIDMEEKLWRIPARRMKMRLDHLVHLSSQACVVLEELRQITGRGRLMFPGLRSSERAISDATFIAALRRMGFEKDEMCAHGFRSMASTILNEQGYPADAIEKQLAHNPRNKIRGIYNRAEYLSERRRMMDEWADYLDSLRNTGREKNISMEEKA
- a CDS encoding AlpA family phage regulatory protein, coding for MSQLPSTGFLRLPQVLALIPVSRSAWWAGCKSGRYLKPVKLGPRTTSWRAADIAALLEKLTAEPEEK